The proteins below are encoded in one region of Nilaparvata lugens isolate BPH chromosome X, ASM1435652v1, whole genome shotgun sequence:
- the LOC120355044 gene encoding uncharacterized protein LOC120355044 yields the protein MLCFGGNKPILISEFYPPIDTRDDEEGNNGGWELGLLSFTCNNSIPNVENGFNNRLEFLTKKPQQKRSNSTTTTTADRLELTHDEILGIGMVDSYSLWNLPSKTSPSIGGEEKEKEKEEGGKKEKVTKNKEQDESSTGGEQWQSIFLPEGSFEFQTIKDLLESRLKEHGVKLELALDPSTMKCSFKCDCQLRFSSDDSIGKLLGVKSNRIIKPNLEAKSDDALKLDRPNVVRVLCDIVHGSFTNGVQDHVLYEFYPIIDPGYKIAIIANTVVYLPVDSKRISSITLQIVDESGRLVNFRNEQINITLHLIKQQ from the coding sequence ATGCTTTGTTTTGGTGGTAACAAGCCAATCTTGATAAGCGAGTTTTATCCACCAATAGATACTAGAGATGATGAGGAAGGCAACAATGGAGGTTGGGAGCTAGGATTGCTCAGTTTTACATGCAATAACTCAATTCCAAATGTTGAAAATGGTTTCAACAATAGGTTGGAATTTTTGACAAAAAAGCCACAACAGAAACGAAGTAAtagtactactactactactgctGATCGATTAGAACTTACACATGACGAAATTCTCGGTATTGGCATGGTGGATAGTTATTCGCTATGGAATCTACCTTCAAAAACATCACCATCCATAGGtggtgaggagaaggagaaggagaaggaggaggggggaAAGAAGGAAAAAGTGACTAAGAATAAAGAACAAGATGAGAGTAGCACAGGAGGAGAACAATGGCAAAGTATATTTCTTCCAGAAGGCAGTTTcgaatttcaaacaataaaagatTTATTAGAGTCTAGATTGAAAGAGCATGGTGTTAAATTGGAGCTTGCACTAGATCCCTCGACAATGAAATGTTCTTTCAAATGTGATTGTCAATTAAGATTTTCGTCGGACGACTCAATAGGTAAACTGTTGGGAGTTAAaagtaatagaattataaaaccTAATTTAGAAGCAAAGAGTGATGATGCATTAAAATTGGATAGACCTAATGTTGTACGTGTACTGTGTGATATTGTTCACGGTTCATTCACAAACGGTGTACAGGACCATGTTCTCTACGAGTTTTACCCTATAATCGATCCTGGCTATAAAATAGCTATCATAGCAAACACTGTAGTCTATTTGCCTGTGGACAGCAAACGCATAAGTTCTATCACATTGCAAATTGTAGATGAAAGTGGACGACTAGTTAATTTTCGTAACGAACAAATCAATATTACTCTTCATCTGATAAAACAGCAATAA